Proteins co-encoded in one Chitinophagales bacterium genomic window:
- the hemL gene encoding glutamate-1-semialdehyde 2,1-aminomutase: protein MHNNIKSKKLYQEALGYFPGGVNSPVRAFKSVNGTPLFIKKGDGCRMTDEDNHTYIDFCCSWGPLILGHNHPKVKTAIIEAVEKGTSFGTPTAYGNKLAKLILANNRFIEKIRFVSSGTEAVMSAIRLARGATGKNKVIKFEGCYHGHVDHLLVKAGSGLVTFGVSSSAGVPESFARETIVIPLNDADALSQAFEDYKDDIAAVIVEPIPANNGLLLQDKSFLELLRAKCTEYQSMLIFDEVISGFRVGFEGAAGYYNIAPDIITYGKIIGGGMPVGAYGASKEIMGFVAPDGPVYQAGTLSANPVAMAAGAAQLQECLAENFYEGLEEKTKIFVDTINGYAKEKGYPFHLFSIGSIFWIAFTDADKVQRSDQIEAGKMNYFKELHQYLLENGVYIGPSGYEVGFVSSAHSTEDLERAAVIMCQALDNIF from the coding sequence ATGCACAATAATATAAAATCTAAAAAGTTGTATCAAGAAGCACTCGGGTATTTTCCAGGAGGAGTCAATTCTCCTGTTCGAGCCTTCAAATCTGTTAATGGAACACCACTATTTATAAAAAAAGGAGATGGATGTCGAATGACAGATGAAGACAATCATACTTATATTGATTTTTGCTGTTCTTGGGGACCTTTGATTTTAGGGCATAACCACCCAAAAGTGAAAACTGCCATCATTGAAGCAGTGGAGAAAGGTACTTCATTTGGTACACCAACAGCGTATGGAAACAAGTTGGCAAAATTGATTTTGGCCAACAATCGTTTTATCGAAAAAATACGATTTGTCAGTTCAGGGACAGAAGCAGTGATGTCTGCCATTCGATTGGCGAGAGGGGCAACGGGCAAGAATAAGGTGATTAAGTTTGAAGGGTGTTATCATGGTCATGTTGATCATTTGTTGGTCAAAGCTGGATCAGGATTGGTGACTTTTGGAGTTTCTTCTTCAGCAGGTGTTCCCGAATCTTTTGCTCGTGAAACGATTGTGATACCATTGAACGATGCAGATGCGTTGAGTCAAGCATTTGAAGATTATAAAGATGATATTGCGGCGGTGATAGTGGAGCCGATTCCTGCCAACAATGGACTTTTGCTTCAAGACAAATCATTTTTAGAATTACTGCGAGCAAAATGTACTGAATACCAATCAATGCTTATTTTTGACGAGGTGATTTCGGGTTTTAGAGTGGGGTTTGAAGGAGCAGCAGGTTATTATAATATTGCACCTGATATTATTACCTATGGCAAAATAATAGGAGGTGGAATGCCTGTTGGTGCGTATGGGGCGAGTAAGGAGATAATGGGTTTTGTGGCACCAGATGGTCCTGTTTATCAAGCAGGTACTTTGTCTGCAAATCCCGTGGCAATGGCGGCTGGTGCAGCGCAACTACAAGAATGTCTTGCCGAAAATTTCTATGAAGGATTGGAGGAGAAAACCAAAATATTTGTGGATACTATCAATGGATATGCAAAAGAGAAAGGCTATCCTTTTCATTTGTTTTCTATTGGTTCCATTTTCTGGATTGCTTTTACGGATGCGGATAAGGTGCAGCGGTCAGATCAAATTGAAGCGGGTAAAATGAACTATTTCAAAGAATTGCATCAATATTTGTTGGAGAATGGTGTGTATATAGGACCTTCGGGATATGAGGTAGGTTTTGTATCCTCAGCTCATTCTACAGAAGATTTGGAGCGAGCTGCTGTGATTATGTGTCAGGCATTGGATAATATTTTTTGA
- a CDS encoding HAMP domain-containing sensor histidine kinase, whose amino-acid sequence MAKLKEKINQISDFASRPMFSFYAISLYAVLGFGWWIYYNISASNKHFQNSIGILEKTFEENNLKAEDVLGSTGYNMALAERENSNLIVLGVGLLFILILIWGAYKIHAGIKKELDLHRQQRNFLLSITHELKSPIAGIKLSLETLYTRKLDFDQQRRLLQNSLKDTERLKSLVDNILMAAKIENQSIIFTRFDVSLSKIVEESARNIQDKFGRQRAFNIAIEPGIFVEGDSGALTSIIINLVENAIKYSPLNSTIYVELIADKNTCKLIVKDEGIGIEEAEKEKIFTKFYRVGNEDTRKAKGTGLGLFIVKQLVDFHEGTIRIEDNVPNGSIFTVEVPRIIPRKQLNSLEEKKIA is encoded by the coding sequence ATGGCTAAGCTTAAAGAAAAAATTAATCAAATATCTGATTTTGCCTCTCGCCCAATGTTCAGCTTCTATGCCATCAGTCTATATGCAGTTTTGGGTTTTGGATGGTGGATTTACTACAATATAAGTGCGAGTAACAAACATTTCCAAAATTCTATTGGCATTTTGGAAAAAACTTTTGAAGAAAACAATTTGAAGGCGGAAGATGTGTTGGGCTCAACGGGCTACAATATGGCATTGGCAGAGAGAGAAAATAGTAATCTGATTGTCTTAGGCGTAGGCTTGCTTTTTATTTTGATTTTGATTTGGGGAGCTTACAAGATTCATGCTGGAATTAAAAAGGAATTGGATCTTCACCGTCAGCAGCGAAATTTTTTGTTGTCCATTACGCATGAGTTGAAGTCTCCCATTGCAGGTATCAAACTTTCGCTCGAAACGCTTTATACTCGCAAATTGGACTTCGATCAACAACGTCGATTGCTTCAAAATTCATTAAAAGATACGGAACGACTCAAATCATTGGTGGACAATATTTTGATGGCTGCCAAGATTGAAAACCAGTCTATTATTTTTACTAGATTTGATGTAAGCTTGTCTAAAATAGTGGAGGAAAGCGCACGCAATATCCAAGACAAATTTGGACGGCAACGTGCTTTTAATATTGCTATTGAGCCGGGGATTTTTGTGGAAGGTGATTCTGGTGCACTTACCTCAATCATTATCAACTTAGTGGAAAATGCTATTAAGTATTCACCACTAAATTCTACAATATATGTTGAGTTGATTGCAGATAAAAATACGTGCAAATTGATTGTGAAAGATGAGGGAATTGGGATTGAAGAAGCTGAAAAAGAAAAGATTTTCACCAAGTTTTATAGAGTTGGCAATGAAGATACCCGTAAAGCAAAAGGCACTGGTTTGGGTTTGTTTATAGTCAAGCAATTAGTTGATTTTCATGAAGGTACAATAAGGATTGAAGACAATGTGCCAAACGGTAGTATTTTTACTGTTGAAGTTCCACGCATCATTCCAAGAAAGCAGTTGAATTCATTGGAGGAAAAAAAAATAGCTTGA